A single Carnobacterium inhibens subsp. inhibens DSM 13024 DNA region contains:
- a CDS encoding metallophosphoesterase, with protein sequence MSGWAIVGVIVAIVCVIILYLYLQNTQLQRTEIEIKLPFTEKKLSGTKIIHLSDFHLPRQGVSIKRLIEKVANEKPDMIALTGDLIDVRDDFPQEQLESLCRALVDIAPTFAVTGNHDLGSGHLQKWETTLTSVGVRVLIDEAEWLPVGDDGIVVMGLSEKEDFEATPKPILRGVTIPEPLRTKPRILLAHRPELFEEYLMDLTRVPALTLSGHAHGGQVRVPFLGGLFAPGQGKFPTYTSGIYYDPEMPAYRMMVSRGIGNSTFPFRVNNRPEMIVIILH encoded by the coding sequence ATGTCAGGATGGGCAATAGTTGGTGTGATCGTAGCAATTGTATGTGTCATCATTCTTTATTTATACTTACAAAACACACAACTACAACGAACAGAGATCGAAATAAAATTACCCTTTACAGAAAAAAAACTAAGTGGCACGAAAATTATTCACTTATCTGATTTTCATCTGCCACGTCAAGGAGTGTCTATCAAGAGACTAATTGAAAAAGTTGCAAATGAGAAACCAGATATGATTGCATTAACAGGTGATTTAATTGACGTACGAGATGACTTTCCTCAAGAACAGTTGGAGTCTTTGTGTCGTGCTTTAGTCGATATCGCGCCAACTTTTGCGGTCACAGGAAATCATGACCTTGGTTCGGGTCATTTACAAAAGTGGGAAACAACACTAACTTCTGTTGGTGTCAGAGTATTGATTGATGAAGCGGAGTGGTTGCCAGTCGGTGATGATGGAATAGTCGTGATGGGATTATCCGAAAAAGAAGACTTTGAGGCTACTCCAAAACCAATTTTAAGAGGAGTGACGATCCCTGAACCTTTGCGCACAAAACCACGTATTTTATTAGCGCACCGTCCAGAATTGTTTGAAGAGTATTTAATGGATTTAACACGTGTTCCTGCCCTTACACTTAGTGGGCATGCTCACGGTGGGCAAGTGAGAGTACCTTTCTTAGGCGGCTTGTTTGCCCCAGGACAAGGCAAATTTCCGACCTATACCAGCGGAATTTATTATGATCCTGAAATGCCTGCTTATCGTATGATGGTCAGTCGTGGAATTGGAAACTCGACTTTCCCATTTCGGGTCAATAATCGTCCAGAAATGATCGTCATTATCTTACATTAA
- a CDS encoding signal peptidase I, whose translation MKIVKYIGNTIVLVAVLIFVVIAGISFFSAPDSSGLFGYKGYTVVSGSMEPKISVGDFIIVEIGPYDDIETGDVVTFEYNTEIVTHRVMDKTEEGLVTKGDANNIQDQGFVAEESYIGIQKLLIPYFGYVITFLQKPIAFALVVALMGVYLIYLYLHPTKEEEIKE comes from the coding sequence ATGAAGATAGTAAAATATATTGGAAATACAATAGTGTTAGTTGCAGTTCTTATTTTTGTCGTAATCGCCGGAATTAGCTTCTTTTCTGCACCAGATAGTAGCGGGTTATTTGGGTATAAAGGCTACACTGTAGTAAGTGGAAGTATGGAACCTAAAATATCAGTTGGAGATTTCATTATTGTTGAAATAGGGCCCTATGATGATATTGAAACCGGAGATGTTGTAACTTTCGAATACAATACAGAAATCGTTACACATAGAGTAATGGATAAGACAGAAGAAGGATTAGTTACAAAAGGGGACGCAAACAATATCCAAGATCAAGGATTTGTAGCAGAAGAATCTTATATTGGGATTCAAAAATTGCTTATTCCTTATTTTGGATACGTTATTACCTTCTTACAAAAACCGATTGCTTTTGCTCTTGTTGTTGCTTTAATGGGCGTATATCTCATTTATCTTTATCTCCATCCGACAAAAGAGGAAGAAATAAAAGAGTAA
- a CDS encoding carbohydrate kinase gives MSLNEKEKLILESIRDNPFIPQQELADTIGLSRSATANLISGLVKKDYLLGKAYVLNEEEPIICIGGANIDRRYLVKDKMIQGTSHNVQSRTNVGGVARNVAENLGRLEEKVMLFSVTGNDTEWKMIENQSEHFMNLKAVDRIEGCPTGTFMEVIDMNGEMVLGLAEVDIFDKMTPEWLSKHLSVLKRSKYIIADLNCPKDTIEFLKSFATKYNIPIALMTVSVQRLNNLPDYLGGIKVLVTKHNETAAYFDMEVETDEDLKDAVKKWLGKGTEHVIISKGSTKIAYGSQEDGVQIFNYSSEQDDRYNWGMNEAFCAGLVYSRLQDKSIPESITVGLTNAFQTSQSIYVVRPNLSKNQLQNEYNACLVDKTFYD, from the coding sequence ATGAGCCTTAATGAAAAAGAAAAGTTAATTTTAGAATCTATTCGTGATAACCCTTTTATACCGCAACAAGAATTAGCTGATACTATTGGCTTATCTCGTTCAGCTACAGCTAATCTTATTTCAGGGCTTGTTAAAAAAGATTATTTATTAGGAAAAGCATATGTATTAAATGAAGAAGAACCAATCATTTGTATTGGCGGAGCAAATATTGATCGTCGCTATTTGGTAAAAGATAAGATGATTCAAGGGACGTCTCATAATGTGCAATCACGTACCAATGTTGGAGGTGTAGCACGCAACGTTGCTGAAAATTTAGGACGGTTAGAAGAAAAAGTGATGCTGTTTTCTGTTACGGGAAATGATACAGAATGGAAGATGATTGAAAATCAATCGGAACATTTTATGAATCTTAAAGCTGTTGATAGAATTGAAGGCTGTCCTACTGGAACGTTTATGGAAGTCATAGATATGAATGGAGAAATGGTTTTAGGCTTAGCTGAAGTGGATATTTTTGATAAAATGACGCCTGAATGGCTCAGTAAGCACCTTTCTGTGTTAAAGCGTTCAAAATATATCATTGCTGATTTGAATTGTCCGAAAGATACCATAGAGTTTTTAAAGAGTTTTGCTACTAAATACAATATTCCAATTGCATTAATGACCGTCTCCGTCCAGCGTCTAAACAATTTGCCGGATTATTTAGGTGGGATAAAGGTGTTGGTCACGAAACACAATGAAACAGCAGCTTACTTTGATATGGAAGTCGAAACGGATGAGGATTTAAAGGATGCTGTAAAAAAATGGTTAGGTAAAGGTACAGAACACGTTATTATTTCTAAAGGAAGCACTAAAATTGCTTATGGAAGTCAAGAAGACGGTGTTCAGATTTTTAATTATTCAAGTGAACAAGATGATCGCTATAATTGGGGAATGAATGAAGCCTTTTGTGCTGGATTAGTCTATAGTCGTTTACAAGATAAGTCGATTCCTGAGAGTATCACTGTTGGCTTAACGAATGCTTTTCAAACATCTCAATCCATTTATGTTGTCCGACCTAATTTATCCAAGAATCAATTACAAAATGAATATAATGCATGTTTAGTAGATAAAACTTTTTATGATTAA
- a CDS encoding P-II family nitrogen regulator — MSNTIIEGMDFDMLFLVVNNGTGSRALQIAKKCGISGGTVFRGLGTASNSALKFFGVEDVKKEILIMAARKETAEEALDTLTEKLQLKKRNRGIAFTIPLANLLGNRNCVYNQDAHSRKVEDIMHQAIFTIVDRGQAEEVIDAAVAAGSQGGTVINARGSGSHETSRLFSMDIEPEKEVVMILTEQHTTDAVVASISNAMKIEQPGNGVLFTIDVSNTRGLF, encoded by the coding sequence ATGAGTAATACGATTATAGAGGGAATGGACTTTGATATGCTGTTCTTAGTAGTCAATAATGGAACAGGGAGCAGAGCCCTTCAAATTGCAAAAAAATGCGGTATATCAGGCGGAACCGTTTTTCGAGGATTGGGAACAGCCTCTAATTCAGCATTGAAATTCTTTGGAGTAGAAGATGTCAAAAAAGAAATATTAATTATGGCAGCACGCAAAGAAACAGCTGAAGAAGCATTAGATACTTTAACTGAAAAATTACAATTGAAAAAAAGAAATCGTGGAATCGCCTTTACGATTCCTTTAGCAAATTTATTAGGAAACCGAAATTGCGTCTATAATCAAGATGCTCACAGCAGAAAGGTTGAGGATATTATGCATCAAGCTATATTTACGATTGTCGATCGTGGCCAAGCAGAAGAAGTGATCGATGCTGCTGTTGCAGCTGGATCTCAAGGAGGAACAGTTATCAACGCTCGTGGTTCCGGCAGCCATGAAACAAGTAGATTGTTTTCAATGGATATTGAACCAGAAAAAGAGGTTGTCATGATCCTTACCGAGCAACACACCACAGATGCTGTAGTAGCATCCATCAGCAACGCCATGAAAATCGAACAACCCGGAAACGGTGTACTCTTCACAATTGATGTATCAAACACAAGAGGATTATTCTAA